TCTAGTACTCCTTATGACTGATAACGCGTGGGCTGCCCGCGCCAACGCTGCGCGAGGGTTATCATCAACACCTATACCTATCTTGTACTTCTCACCGCCTATTGCAGCCATAACTAGTTCTAGGGCCTTATCGAGATCCTCCTCCGGGGCAAAGACTACAATATTGTCGCCGCCAAGGTAGCCTGGTATGTAGCCTCTTGGGAGGGCATCCTCTACGAGCTTAATGTAGAGATTCATCACCTGGATGAAGGGCTTGAGGAAGCCCTTCTCTAGTCTCTCCTTGCTGACCATATCCAGGTCGATGTGAAGGGCTGCTACGCCGCTCTCGTCGTACTCGTCTATAGTTATGCCTGGCTCTAGAGGTACCTGCCACCAGTCTGAATGTCTCGTCGTTGTCACCCTCATTGCTACCGGTACGGGGGACTCACGGCTCACAGCTCTATATATCTCCTCAATGCTTTTTCTCGGAACACCGTTCAACAATGCCACCATTATGTCATGGCTGAACGGGGCTACGTATCCTCCACCAGCCGCCGCGGCATCTATCGCTGCAAGGTATACAGCTGACTGCCGTTTCTGGATTATCCATTCCCTATCATGGCCTATCTCTTCCGTCCACTCGCGGTAGCCTACTAGAGCTATGATGCCCACCAGCAGAGCCATAGTTCGTCCCTCCATACCAGCGCCTATTATGCGGCCTCCTTGCTGGCTTTCTCCATGAGAGCTGCTATTCTCTCGGAGAGGCATGGCTCGGCGTAGGGACCGGTAGCCGGGGGGCAACAGGTAGATTCTACGCGGTAGGCTACGTGTACACAGTTGCCGCAGGGGCACTTCTCAAGACATATGAGTCTTAGTCGCGGGGACTGGCTGGTTGTAGTGAACCCTGTAGCCCCGGGATCCTCCACCACGCTTCTTCCAGCCGCGAAGATGTATGGGGTGTATGTTACCCGTATCTCGTCTACGAGCCCGGCTCTAAGCATGTTATAGTTTAGTATCCCACCTCCCTCTATGAGTAGCCGCTTTATGCCATATTCCACGACTAGTATCTCCATGGCCTTGGCGAGGTCTACTACACCGTTCTCGCCAACTACGTGTACGTGGACTCCCCTGGCCTTTAGACGCTCAATCTTCTCGTCATCGTGCACCGCTGTAAACACTATGACGAGTGGGCCGGGTTCATTTACGAGGCGTAGTCTTTCGTGTAGCCGCAGTTTACCATCTACTACTACACGGTAGTACTTACTACTGCTAGGGTTCAGTCTTCTCCGGAGCGAGGGGTTATCTATCAGGACCGTGGAGGCGCCGACCATTACTGCTTCAGCGGCACCTCTTAGCAGTCTGAGCCTTGCGAGGTCATAGCTGCAGCTCAGCATGCTGTACCGAGTAGAGGACGCTATTCTCCCATCAAGTGTAGCTGTGGAGAATATTATTGTGTATGGCCGCGCCGCTGGCCTTGTCAAGGCAGTCTCCGCCTGGCGACGGCTAGTGCGCGTTTAGCCCTCTTTATAGTGCCACTCGTCCGTACCGGGATTATAACAGCGCGTTTATCGCCGATACGCCTTACTAGCCCTAGGGCAGCTAGAACGAGATACTTTGTATCATGCGAGGCGCGTAGTATGCCAGCCGCTCTCTCCGGGTCATAGTACACTAGCTGTAGACGGGCTAGCGCTACCGTTAGTTGCCCAGCTAGCCTCTCAGTGGCCCGTATTATTGCACGTTCTACCTCCTGCGGCGAGGGTGGTTGTTCTCCCTCGTAGACTACTATGAAGGCTATGTAGCGGCGCCGTCTACGTCTACGCAGCTTCTCTAGGAACTCTTCCGCATCAATGCTCTGGAGCGCGTAACCTGCCGCCTTTAGGACTCTACCCATTTCCCCGGCTAGGCTGTTTAGCCGCTTCTCTAGACTCTCTATGCGCCTCTCAAGCATTCTTCTGTTGTAGATGTCCCAAGCCATGTAGCCAGCGAGGCCGGCGGCTAGCGCTGCTAGTACAGCTGTCTCCAGCTGCAATTCTAGTCCGCCTCCCCGTTCTGGCTATGGTATCGTGCCTTGGTATTAACTATGGCAGCTGGGTAGCCCGTTATAGCGAGTTTCGCGATGGTCTCAGGGAGCCCGAAAGCCACCAACATAGCCTGTACTGTCCGGGGGTGCCACATCTCCCACCTGGTTCTAGCACCGCTAGTCACGACTAGCGGGGCCTCGTACGCCGCTGCCCGCCTCGCAATTATCATTGTGCCGCGGAGGCTGGAGCGGGGGTCGCCGCCGTAGAGCAGTGGCAGGAAGCGTATCTCGACTGCTGCTCCGCCCTCTCGTAGCATTGCTGTCTGGCTCTTATCCATGTACCTGGCCATGCCGGGTGGTAGCACTATTAGCCCGACGCGGGGGTCTCTTGCAGCTAGCCTAGCAGCCTCAGCAGACTTAGGCTTTACAGCTACTAGGTCAAAGCTTAGGGCTACTCGCTTCAGTATGTTGACAGTCTTACCCCAGGACTCGGCCTCTATGGTTACACGTGTTAGAGCCTCAATACCCTCTTCTGTGAACACTCTTGCGTATTCGCGTGCGCGCTGTGGGTCACTATTCTCTACTGCTACGAGCCTATACCCCATTATCTTTGCGAGCGAGGCCATCTCCATAGCGTCTCGGAGGCTACGTGGCTCAAGTGCTAGGTCAATGAACTTCAAGACACGAGCCCCAATTCCTTGAGAACCTTTATGGCTTTTTCGAGGCGCGGAGTCCCCCTAAGGTTGATCATTACATGGATAACGTCGTCTCCATCGTAGAACCTTAGTTCGCCTAGGAAGGCGTCCTGCTTGCTGAACCTTAGGTAGAACCTGCCCTGTTTTGCATCGTACCGGTTTTCAAGCATCATAGCAATGATCTTCTTGCTCTCCTTGTCAAGCTTCTCTGCAAGCCCACGTACAAACTCCTCTGCAGCTCCGCCTTCGAGCCTGACCATTATCCTCGTTATCGGGTTATTGTAGTGCCCCTCTAGAGTGTGGATTGTGAACTCCACCTTGCTGTGAAGCGCCTCTGGTATGATGTTGAGTATTGCTTGCTTAACTCTGTCCACATCCTCGGTGGCGTGTGCATGAGCAGCTATCTCTACCCTTATGACCTTGCTAGGCATAGGCATAGGTTTCTACCCCCTCACCGATATGTGGTTGCCTGGCCTAGCTGTGTTCCCCAGTGCTGCGTCCGGCCAGGCCATCATGGGCTGCCAAGCTTTCTTCAAGCCCGCTACTCTCGGAAGAACTGTTTATCCATAAAATTCTTCAAGAAGCCTCGCCATGTTTGCAGTCAAGGGTTTCCTATATGCCCGGTGTGCACAGTACAACCTCTAAGGTGCTATGTAGAACATCTACAATTATACCGGCAGAGTATGTTGCCGGGTAGCAGGAAGAGGAAATGCCCTGTGTTGACTGCCGGTCTAACGTCAAAAACTAGGAGCTAGAGAACCGTAGATAGTGTTGGGTAGGTGTTACTGTAGGTCGCCGTGGTGGTACTTTTCGCGTATCTCGTCTGGCGCAATGAGGCGGGCGCCGCGGTGGGCCTCGTGGCGCTTCTTGAGCTTGCGCTCCTTCTGCTTCTTCTTCCACTTGTACTTGTGCGTGCCGCGTAGGCCGCGTGTCTTCCTTAGGCCGCGCATCTTCTTGCCAGCGCTTGTTAGGCCGCGGAATACGCGGCCACGGTGCTGCTTCTCGCATATCCAGCCCAGGTCCTTGTCCCTGCACACAGCGGGGTGGCTGCGGTCTACCAGTATGACCTCGTACCACTTGTACTCGCCGTCCTCGGCCACGTAGTAGCTGTTGAGCACCTCCATGTTCGGGTACTTTCTGGCTGCACGCTCCTCAGCTATCAGCCTTGTGGATTTCGCGGGCGCGTAGCCGTAGACACCCATCCTCTTGGGGCGGCGGCCCTTGTTTGGCCTTGGCCTGTTTAGGCCACCCTTGCGTACCCGTACCCGGACTACTATGATGCCCTGCTTGGCCTTGTAACCAAGGCTGCGAGCACGGTCAATGCGCGTCGGCTTCTCGATGCGGACCACACTTGGCTGACGACGCCACTCCATTAGACGGCGCTTCCACAGCTGTACTAGCTCGGGTACCTCGTGGCGCTGCTTCCACGTCTCTCTAAGATAGTGGTATAGACCGCGTGCCATCGCCTTCCCCTACCTACCTTATCGTGAGCCCAGGAACCGACTAGCCCTACTCACCCTATTAAAAACACTACAGCCCGGCTTACCCGCCTACGGCGGGGATGAGGACTTGCCCGCATAACGGAGCCCTACGCGTGTACCGAGGGCCGTGGCGAGGTGTGCGCCCCGGCTGACCCGCCATGCTGCTTCTGCCGCCGAGCTGCTGGCTCGTCTAGCTCTTCTTGGCCGCGGCAGCAACTATCTTGATGACGTCATCGTCTTCTAGCTCGTAGTCTTCTCCCACTCGTGTCTTTGTCCTAGCGTTTACCGCGTAGAGGAATGTCTTCCCGAGGTCAGTGTGCACCATGTAGGCTAGCTCGCGCGCAGTAGTCCCTCGGGGTACTAGATAGGCGTCAGGCAGAATCCTTCCGCGACCATCCGTGAACTTGTTGGCGTCCTCAACCGGGTACACCGCTATCATGTTGAGCAGCTCTAGGAACGTCTTGTTTATCGCCTCTTGTACACCGGTTGACCCCCACTTCCGGAGCACACGCTCCCTTATGTACTCGAGGGCCTGGAGCTGCTTCTTTGACAGCTTGTCCTCGTCGATTATTTCGAAGTCGCTATCACCAGGTATGTACTTTATTACTCCGGCGCGCGCTGCCCGTCGCAGCGCGAGCTCTGCAGCCGCGCTAGTGGGCACGACTATGTAGTCCTTGAGCTCCTTCTTCATGCGCTTTATGTTGTCTTCTGCCTCCGGTATATCTGCCTTGTTAGCAGCTATGAGCATTGGCTTTGAGATCCTTATTCCTTTAGCGAATCTCCGGAGGTCTTCCCGTGTCCAGGCTGTGAGCGACTTGCCTACCAGGCCAGCATACTCTAGCGCCTTTTCCACGTGGTATCTCCGGATGCTTAGGCCGCTAAGCCTCTGGGTGAGAGCCTCGACGATGTTAGCCCCGGTCGTGGAGACCTTCATGGCGAAACGGTCCCAGTCGTTGAGCAGTATCCCGTATATCCATTCTTCTAGCTCCTTTTCGAGCCAGCGAACCTCGTCCACTGGGTCATACGTTCCCGGCGGTACGGGGTTTCCTGCAGCATCGGTGGAGCCAGAGGCGTCAACCACTAGTATTATCGCGTCGGCCTGCCTTATGGCGTCGAGGAACCTGTTACCGAGGCCCTTACCCTCATGCGCGCCCGGAATTAGGCCTGGTATATCTATGAGCTTGACTGGGATGAAGCGCCAGCCGTCAGTGCAGTAGCCGGAGGCGGGGTCACAGCGGGGAAGTCCTAGCTCTACGTGGACACAGCGCTTCCTAACGTATCCCACACCAGTGCTCGGCTCCAGCGTGACGAATGGCCTATTGCCTATCTCCACTGTTGCGAGCGTCGCAGCTGCGAAGAATGTTGACTTCCCGACATTTGTCTTGCCTACCATGCCCGCCTGTCTTTCAGGTGGCGGCAAGGCCTCTACTACACCCGCCAAGGAGGGGTCTACAAACGTGAAGCTCTAAGGATATTCCGGTAGGGGCCAGTAATGGAACGAACTCGTCAATCGCCATGTATTCCTAGTCCACCACTAGACGCCATACCCGGCGGTGAAGCCCGGTAAGGTGCACGCGGGCCGGGGAACTACCGCTATATACTCTAGTAAAAAGCACGTGAAGCAGAGTACGTGATTTTGGGCTATGGGCTAGTAGTCTCCTACTATCTCGTTGTCGCTGAAGAATACCTTGTACTCGCGCTCAAAGGACTCCTTGCTGTCGCTTGCGTGTATCACGTTGGCGCCTATATCTAGCGCGAAGTCACCGCGTATGGTTCCCGGCGGGGCCTTCCTGCCGTCGGTTGGCCCTATCATTAGCCTTACTACCTCTACTGCACTGTCGCCCTCGAGTATCATGGCTACTACCGGGCCGCTAGTGATGAACTCTACTAGTTCCTCGAAGAATGGCTTGCCGCGGTGGACTTCGTAGAGTTTCTCGGCCTCCTCGCGCGTAAGCCACTTCATCTTTAGGGCCTTTATCTTGAGGCCTTTCCTCTCAAACCTGGCTATTATCTCGCCCACTAGCCCGCGCTTAACCGCGTCAGGCTTTATCATAACGAAGGTGCGCTCTACTGCCACGCCAGGGCCACCCCTCGCGCTTTTGCCCTCTAGGTGTGCTCCTCGCGGGTGAACAGCTGGGAGGGCTATAAGAGGACACTCTTAGCAATGGTATACGGTTTCGTTCATACTCTTCCTGGTGGAGCGCTATACCGGGGTGCCAGCGTTGCACATTGACCACGTGTGCAGAGCCATCTGGTCATTTATAACGCGTCTCAGCGAGGGCGCACGAAGGCTGTTCCTCCGCGGCGTCGCCGAGCTAGTGAAGCGTAACGACGTTGCAGCCCTTTACCACTATGCCACTATGATAGAGGAGCACGCCTACATGGATAGCCCAGATGTCGCCTGGCCTGGGTTCTTCAAGCAGTATGACTGCCTTGACCATGTAGAGTTGCCGAAGCCTCCCGAGCAGAGCGGTGTTGATGTTTTCTCCGCTATAAGGCTGCGTAGGAGCCGGAGAAGCTACAGCTCCGAGCCACTTGACCTGCATGAAGTCTCAGCCGTACTCTACCATGCTGCAGGCATACGTGGATGGGATGGTGATTGGCCCCTTAGGGTCTATCCTAGCGCTGGGGGCCTGCAGCCGGTAGAAGTCTACCTAGCTGCTGACCGCATAGATGGCGTTGAGCGCGGGCTTTACCACTATAATCCTCTTAACCATTCTCTATGTTTGCTTAGAAATGGGCGTTACATGGATACGCTTTCCGCCATAGCTCTAGGCCAGGACCATGTTGCCAAGGCTCCAGCTGCGCTGGTGATGACAGCCGTCTATTCTAGGACAGCTAGCAAGTATGCTGCCCGTTCCTACCGCTATGTCCACCTAGACGCTGGGACCGTTGTCCAGAACGTGTACCTGGCCGCGGAGGCAATGGGCTTGGCTACTGTGGTTGTTGGCGCCTTCTATGACGAGGAGTTGTGTAGGCTTCTAGGCATAGACTGCTACAACGAGATACCGGTAGCCATAATGCCTATCGGAAAGAGGTTATGAAGTAGTATCCTCTCTAGAGCCCTCTGGGAGGAGGGACAAAGGATGACAGGCTGCATAGCCATCCTAGGCCTGGGGCGTATGGGCTCCGCGATGGCTAGGAGGCTTGCTGCTAGAGGCTATAGCCTGGTTCTTTGGAACCGTACACCGTCAAAGGCTAGGGCTCTTGCAGAAGAGCTGGGAGCCGAAGTCGTTGCCTCGCCCCGTGAGGCGGCTGATGCATGCGAGTTCGTACACATAGTCGTATCTGATGACGAGGCCTCGCTCGAGGTACTATCTGGGGGAAACGGTGTAGCAACAAAGCCGCTGACCGGCAGGACCGTCTTCAACCATACGACTGTTACACCTAGGCATAGCATCGTGGCAGACAGTATAGTGTCGCGCGCTGGCGGCGTCTACGTGGAAGCCCCGGTTGCCGGTAACCCCCGCAACGCCCTCGAAGGTAGCCTCGTCATACTCTGCGGCTCTAGGGCTGGCGAAGATGTGTGTAGCGCTAAGCACCTACACGATTTAGGCGAGGTTGTCTACCTAGGCGAGCCCCCTAGAGCGTCTGCAGCGAAGCTGGCGTTTAACCTATCATTCCTCTCCATAGTAGCTGGGCTGGGAGAGGCCTTCGCTCTAGCCGAGTCCTACGGGCTGAGCGCAGAGCGCTTCGCGAGAGAAGTTCTAGGCAGAACATGGCTTAAAGCGATAGTAGAGAGGTACGGCGAGAGGCTATGGCCCCGTGGAAAGGCTAGCTTTGCTGCCGCACTTGCAGGAAAAGATGCTAGGTACGCGTTCGAAGCCCTAACCGACGCCGGACTACCGGGCAGCGTTGCAGCCGCTGTGGCTAGCTATTACTCGCTGATGACGCTAATGGGCTACGGTGAGGAAGACTATCCCTCGCTTGCAGGATTCCTAGCCAATCTCGCGGGCAACAAGAGGAACCAGCAGAACTAGGCCCTTATGGTGCCCGTTTTATGGAGCTTAGAGGGCTCGCCGCTGTAATTGTAGCAGTTGCAGCATGGAGCTTAGCCCCCGCTATAGTGAGCCGCGCATCGTTGAAGGTAGAGCGGGTGAACCCTTGGGCTTTCAACGGGTGGCGGATGCTCATCGCAGCTCTAGCTACTATACCTCTTGCGTACGTCTACGAGGGCTTTCCCCTTACTACTCCTTGGCTTGATCCTGTTTTCGAACTAGGCGTGTGGCTAGGCGGGGTATTTGCCACGATCTTGGGCGATGGCCTCTTCGTCTACAGTGTTAGCCGTATAGGCGCAGGCATAACGATGCCTATATCATACTTATTCGTGATATGGACAAGCCTCTACGACTACTTTAGAGGCATGGCCGGCGAAAACGTCCTCTTAGCAGCTGCGCTCGCACTCGCAGGTATATGGATCGTATCCACTAGCAGCGGGGGAAGACCCTCGCCGTCTCGCCGCTACCGTTTATCCGCTATAGCAGCCGCCATAGCCACATCATTCATATGGGGCGCTAGCATGTACGCCTACCAAGCTGCACTTGAAAAGGCAGGCTATCTCAGCGTAGCTAGTGCTAGAGCTATATTCACTGTCCTAGTGCTTCTCTACCCAATACTAACGTGGCGTGACGCAAGCCGCGTGGCAGTAGAAATAGCTGCGAGCTCGCTACTAGGCTACGTCGTTGGCGCACTAGCATTTCTTGTGGCTCTCTCGCTGATGCCCGCAAGCATTGTAGCCATAGGACTAGCACTATCGCCTATAACAACACAGCTCATTGTAGCCCCTATAGCCAAAGAGCGTATCGAGCAACGCCTACTAGTAGGCGGCGCATTGATAACGGCGGCACTCATACTTGCAAACATCGAACATGTAGGATGGTAGTGCTCACTCTCTATCTCTTTAGTCTCTTTAGTTGATAGGCTGATAGAGAACAGCTTCGGGTACTATTTCAGCTAAGCTTTCTAGATGCGTGCCGCAAAAACACGGCTCTGTAGAGGGGGCTTCTGGCTAGTGGCGTAGCCTCGTGTAGTGCTTAGTCCACTTTAGCTTACGTGGATCGCGGCCCATCTTCCATAGCTTAAAGCACTTGCTACTGCAGAACCACAGTATTGAGCCATCGTTCTTCACGTACATTAGACCTGTCCCGGGCTCTATGTCGCGGCCACAGTAGGTACAGCTGTG
The window above is part of the Pyrodictium abyssi genome. Proteins encoded here:
- a CDS encoding GTP cyclohydrolase IIa codes for the protein MALLVGIIALVGYREWTEEIGHDREWIIQKRQSAVYLAAIDAAAAGGGYVAPFSHDIMVALLNGVPRKSIEEIYRAVSRESPVPVAMRVTTTRHSDWWQVPLEPGITIDEYDESGVAALHIDLDMVSKERLEKGFLKPFIQVMNLYIKLVEDALPRGYIPGYLGGDNIVVFAPEEDLDKALELVMAAIGGEKYKIGIGVDDNPRAALARAAHALSVIRSTRNSQVYIDRRGVETAAY
- a CDS encoding dihydrofolate reductase family protein, with protein sequence MTRPAARPYTIIFSTATLDGRIASSTRYSMLSCSYDLARLRLLRGAAEAVMVGASTVLIDNPSLRRRLNPSSSKYYRVVVDGKLRLHERLRLVNEPGPLVIVFTAVHDDEKIERLKARGVHVHVVGENGVVDLAKAMEILVVEYGIKRLLIEGGGILNYNMLRAGLVDEIRVTYTPYIFAAGRSVVEDPGATGFTTTSQSPRLRLICLEKCPCGNCVHVAYRVESTCCPPATGPYAEPCLSERIAALMEKASKEAA
- a CDS encoding Rpp14/Pop5 family protein, whose amino-acid sequence is MQLETAVLAALAAGLAGYMAWDIYNRRMLERRIESLEKRLNSLAGEMGRVLKAAGYALQSIDAEEFLEKLRRRRRRRYIAFIVVYEGEQPPSPQEVERAIIRATERLAGQLTVALARLQLVYYDPERAAGILRASHDTKYLVLAALGLVRRIGDKRAVIIPVRTSGTIKRAKRALAVARRRLP
- a CDS encoding RNase P subunit p30 family protein, with translation MKFIDLALEPRSLRDAMEMASLAKIMGYRLVAVENSDPQRAREYARVFTEEGIEALTRVTIEAESWGKTVNILKRVALSFDLVAVKPKSAEAARLAARDPRVGLIVLPPGMARYMDKSQTAMLREGGAAVEIRFLPLLYGGDPRSSLRGTMIIARRAAAYEAPLVVTSGARTRWEMWHPRTVQAMLVAFGLPETIAKLAITGYPAAIVNTKARYHSQNGEAD
- a CDS encoding RNA-binding domain-containing protein, coding for MPMPSKVIRVEIAAHAHATEDVDRVKQAILNIIPEALHSKVEFTIHTLEGHYNNPITRIMVRLEGGAAEEFVRGLAEKLDKESKKIIAMMLENRYDAKQGRFYLRFSKQDAFLGELRFYDGDDVIHVMINLRGTPRLEKAIKVLKELGLVS
- a CDS encoding 50S ribosomal protein L15e, whose translation is MARGLYHYLRETWKQRHEVPELVQLWKRRLMEWRRQPSVVRIEKPTRIDRARSLGYKAKQGIIVVRVRVRKGGLNRPRPNKGRRPKRMGVYGYAPAKSTRLIAEERAARKYPNMEVLNSYYVAEDGEYKWYEVILVDRSHPAVCRDKDLGWICEKQHRGRVFRGLTSAGKKMRGLRKTRGLRGTHKYKWKKKQKERKLKKRHEAHRGARLIAPDEIREKYHHGDLQ
- a CDS encoding redox-regulated ATPase YchF, with the protein product MPPPERQAGMVGKTNVGKSTFFAAATLATVEIGNRPFVTLEPSTGVGYVRKRCVHVELGLPRCDPASGYCTDGWRFIPVKLIDIPGLIPGAHEGKGLGNRFLDAIRQADAIILVVDASGSTDAAGNPVPPGTYDPVDEVRWLEKELEEWIYGILLNDWDRFAMKVSTTGANIVEALTQRLSGLSIRRYHVEKALEYAGLVGKSLTAWTREDLRRFAKGIRISKPMLIAANKADIPEAEDNIKRMKKELKDYIVVPTSAAAELALRRAARAGVIKYIPGDSDFEIIDEDKLSKKQLQALEYIRERVLRKWGSTGVQEAINKTFLELLNMIAVYPVEDANKFTDGRGRILPDAYLVPRGTTARELAYMVHTDLGKTFLYAVNARTKTRVGEDYELEDDDVIKIVAAAAKKS
- the ndk gene encoding nucleoside-diphosphate kinase, which produces MAVERTFVMIKPDAVKRGLVGEIIARFERKGLKIKALKMKWLTREEAEKLYEVHRGKPFFEELVEFITSGPVVAMILEGDSAVEVVRLMIGPTDGRKAPPGTIRGDFALDIGANVIHASDSKESFEREYKVFFSDNEIVGDY
- a CDS encoding SagB/ThcOx family dehydrogenase, with the protein product MHIDHVCRAIWSFITRLSEGARRLFLRGVAELVKRNDVAALYHYATMIEEHAYMDSPDVAWPGFFKQYDCLDHVELPKPPEQSGVDVFSAIRLRRSRRSYSSEPLDLHEVSAVLYHAAGIRGWDGDWPLRVYPSAGGLQPVEVYLAADRIDGVERGLYHYNPLNHSLCLLRNGRYMDTLSAIALGQDHVAKAPAALVMTAVYSRTASKYAARSYRYVHLDAGTVVQNVYLAAEAMGLATVVVGAFYDEELCRLLGIDCYNEIPVAIMPIGKRL
- a CDS encoding NAD(P)-dependent oxidoreductase; this encodes MTGCIAILGLGRMGSAMARRLAARGYSLVLWNRTPSKARALAEELGAEVVASPREAADACEFVHIVVSDDEASLEVLSGGNGVATKPLTGRTVFNHTTVTPRHSIVADSIVSRAGGVYVEAPVAGNPRNALEGSLVILCGSRAGEDVCSAKHLHDLGEVVYLGEPPRASAAKLAFNLSFLSIVAGLGEAFALAESYGLSAERFAREVLGRTWLKAIVERYGERLWPRGKASFAAALAGKDARYAFEALTDAGLPGSVAAAVASYYSLMTLMGYGEEDYPSLAGFLANLAGNKRNQQN
- a CDS encoding DMT family transporter; protein product: MELRGLAAVIVAVAAWSLAPAIVSRASLKVERVNPWAFNGWRMLIAALATIPLAYVYEGFPLTTPWLDPVFELGVWLGGVFATILGDGLFVYSVSRIGAGITMPISYLFVIWTSLYDYFRGMAGENVLLAAALALAGIWIVSTSSGGRPSPSRRYRLSAIAAAIATSFIWGASMYAYQAALEKAGYLSVASARAIFTVLVLLYPILTWRDASRVAVEIAASSLLGYVVGALAFLVALSLMPASIVAIGLALSPITTQLIVAPIAKERIEQRLLVGGALITAALILANIEHVGW
- a CDS encoding 50S ribosomal protein L24e; this translates as MPVVHSCTYCGRDIEPGTGLMYVKNDGSILWFCSSKCFKLWKMGRDPRKLKWTKHYTRLRH